In a genomic window of Octadecabacter temperatus:
- a CDS encoding lysophospholipid acyltransferase family protein: protein MSLPRRFAAKIVGQAIALFARFITAVRADWRGIEPVNKQRVYYANHVSNADMPMIWSCMPPNIRRDVRPVAAADYWLKNKLRAFVGPEVFNCVLVDRRPEARDESHDPMQNILDALDDGSSLIIFPEGNRNMTEDPLLPFKSGLFNMGKARPDVDLVPTWIANVTEIMPKGEVIPLPLICTVTFGEPIHVEDNETKDAFLERASTALVDLAPSREDRL from the coding sequence ATGTCCCTTCCCCGCAGATTTGCAGCCAAGATCGTCGGCCAAGCCATTGCTTTGTTTGCTCGCTTTATCACGGCCGTACGTGCGGATTGGCGTGGGATTGAACCGGTCAACAAACAGCGGGTCTATTACGCCAATCATGTCAGCAACGCCGATATGCCAATGATCTGGTCATGCATGCCCCCCAACATTCGCCGTGACGTGCGCCCTGTTGCTGCCGCAGACTACTGGCTGAAAAACAAACTACGGGCTTTTGTCGGCCCCGAGGTTTTTAACTGCGTCTTGGTCGACCGCCGCCCCGAAGCGCGCGATGAAAGCCATGACCCCATGCAAAACATTCTGGATGCCTTGGATGACGGCTCGTCCCTCATCATTTTCCCCGAAGGCAACCGCAATATGACGGAAGATCCGTTGCTGCCGTTTAAGTCGGGTCTGTTCAACATGGGCAAAGCCCGCCCTGACGTTGACCTCGTGCCGACATGGATCGCCAATGTGACTGAGATCATGCCAAAGGGCGAGGTCATCCCGCTCCCGCTGATCTGCACCGTCACCTTCGGAGAGCCGATCCACGTCGAGGACAATGAGACAAAAGACGCCTTTCTTGAACGTGCATCAACTGCACTCGTCGATCTCGCGCCAAGTCGAGAGGATCGGTTATGA
- a CDS encoding phosphatidate cytidylyltransferase, with amino-acid sequence MTSTSSDILGLFFAVCGLMLALTLIGEVLSARSGEDNPVVVTFKTRVRSWWGMVILFTLALIAGKVGIIVLFAFASFAALREFLTLTNKRQADHLALALGFFVVLPLQYLFVGLDWQALYTVFIPVYAFLLLPVVSALRGNPDRFLIRVAETQWALMIAVFCMSHVPALLMIDVAGYPADRGVLLIAFLIMVVQFGDLLDFFFGRRIGKTRIIPNLSAKTWEGMACGVVSAAIIGGLLAWMTPFGIGGAMAMAALASTAGMFGNLVFAAIKADRGVKDWSHLIPGQGGFTDQLDSVIFAAPIFYHVTHLIWG; translated from the coding sequence ATGACCTCGACCAGCTCTGATATTCTCGGACTATTTTTCGCCGTTTGCGGCCTCATGCTCGCGCTCACGCTCATCGGTGAGGTCCTGAGTGCGCGCAGTGGTGAGGACAACCCAGTCGTGGTTACCTTCAAGACCCGCGTGCGTAGCTGGTGGGGCATGGTCATCCTGTTCACCCTAGCACTGATCGCCGGAAAGGTGGGCATCATCGTTTTGTTCGCCTTCGCGTCCTTCGCCGCATTGCGCGAATTCCTGACGCTAACCAACAAACGTCAGGCCGACCACCTCGCCCTCGCGCTCGGCTTTTTTGTGGTGCTGCCTCTGCAATACCTGTTCGTCGGCCTCGACTGGCAAGCGCTTTATACGGTTTTCATCCCCGTCTATGCGTTTTTGTTACTGCCCGTCGTTTCCGCTTTGCGTGGTAATCCCGACCGCTTCTTAATTCGCGTAGCGGAAACCCAATGGGCACTGATGATCGCCGTTTTCTGCATGTCCCATGTCCCTGCCTTGTTGATGATCGACGTCGCCGGATATCCAGCGGATCGCGGTGTTTTGCTCATCGCGTTCCTCATCATGGTCGTTCAATTTGGCGACCTGTTGGATTTCTTCTTTGGCCGTCGCATCGGCAAAACCCGCATCATTCCCAACCTGTCTGCAAAGACGTGGGAAGGCATGGCCTGCGGTGTTGTGTCTGCGGCCATCATTGGTGGGCTGCTCGCATGGATGACCCCGTTTGGGATCGGCGGTGCGATGGCGATGGCGGCACTTGCGTCCACGGCTGGTATGTTCGGCAATCTGGTGTTCGCCGCCATCAAAGCAGACCGAGGCGTCAAAGACTGGTCCCACCTGATCCCCGGCCAAGGCGGGTTCACCGACCAGCTAGATAGCGTGATCTTTGCCGCGCCCATTTTCTATCACGTCACCCATTTGATCTGGGGCTAA